The stretch of DNA ACCTTATCATAATTTTCTGGTTTAATGACGGACCCTACATCGCTTAATCCTAAAATATCTGCTGCTACTTTCCCAAACATTGTATCAACCTCACTTACCTAAATTTAGTTGCCATTCAACTATACGAATATGTAAACAAGAAGTTTCAAGTATTTTGAACGACAAAACAATTTATGCAGCATTTTTTCATCTTATGCTTTCGAAATAAATACAAATAAATCAGACATTTGTTATAATAATACAATGCAATTAACTACTGCAGGGATAAAATTAGATAGAGGGGAAAAGAATTAAATGCGTCCGATTGTTTTAGGTGTTTTGTCTGCCTTCTTTTTTGCGTTTACGTTTATTATCAACCGTTCTATGGAATTAGAAGGAGGAAGCTGGATTTGGAGTGCTTCACTTCGATATTTTTTTATGGTACCTTTTCTGCTGCTTATTGTTTATGGGAGAAAAAATCTTAAGCCATTATTAGTAGAAATGAGAAAAAATCCACGTGCTTGGTTAATGTGGAGTTTTGTCGGCTTTGGACTATTTTACGCTCCAATCTGCTTTTCCGCAGCCTATGCACCTGGATGGCTAATTGCTTCAACCTGGCAAATTACCATTATTTCAGGCTCTTTATTAGCGCCACTTTTTTTCGAAAGTGTTATGACTCAAAAGGGTCCCATTCAGGTAAAAGGTAGAATACCTTTAAAAGGCATGGCAATGTCGTCAATTATTTTGTTGGGAATTATTTTAATGCAGATAGAGCAAGCGGGTTCACTAACACCAATTGAGGTTTTATTAGGCGTGGTACCAGTTATTATTGCCTCATTTGCTTACCCTTTAGGGAATAGAAAGATGATGGATTTGTGTGGAGGAAGGCTAGATGTTTTTCAACGCGTATTAGGAATGACATTAGCCAGTTTGCCGCTTTGGTTTGTTTTATCTATATATGGATTATTTACGGTGGGTCCACCTAGTATTGGACAATCGGTTCAATCAGGAATCATAGCTATTACTTCAGGTGTGATCGCTACCATTTTATTTTTTCAGGCGACAGATCTTGTTAGAGGAAATATGCAAAAACTTGGGAATGTAGAAGCAACACAGTCAATGGAAGTTTTATTCGCTTTAATCGGAGAGCTGATCCTGTTGAAAGCAGCATTCCCGTCCGCACTATCTTGGACAGGGATGATACTCGTAATGGCTGGAATGGTGCTTCACAGTTATGTTTCGCATAAAGGTGAAATTCTTGAAGGAAAAAAAGTGAGTGCCTAAACACTCCAAGCCTAATCAGTTACTTGATTAGGCTTGGAGGTATTAACTCGTAAGATAGGGTGTGAGTTTATCGATTGTCTCTTGGACCAGTTTTGCATTTTTCTCATACATAGCTTTTGATTTTTCGTCCTTTGTCCCTAGAGAGAATATTTCTAAATCAGCCTGTGTTTTTTTTAATGTTGCTAATAATAGAGGTCGCTGATTGGGAGTAGGGGTTTGCATTTTGTCATCATAGATATCAACGGTTAATTCTCCGTATGAGTCTACTTGACCAATAAATACATTGTCGAGAGTCAGATCCAGTTTAGCTAATTCTATATGGAGCCATCCTCTACTTTTTCCAGCAGACCTTAATGCCTCATCAACAATTTGTCCATCCATTATTACTGTTTGTGGTTCTTTTTCATTTGCTACCTTCATTTGAAGGTCTTTAGGTGTTAATGGACGATATTCTTTTTTCAAAAGAGCACTTAGTGTACCTCTCGGCTCGAGCACGGCGAATTCAACATCGGCAACACGATAAATATCTTTCTGACGGAGTAGAGCGGATAATTCATCAATTGTGTATTTTTCTTTCTTTAAATTTTCCTCTAATACCTTACCATCTTTAATCAGGACAGTCCCTCTTCCATCAGCAAGGTTCCGAACCGTTTTGCTTTTTAAAGCTAAATAATCCACTAATAATGTAATTAAACTAAAAATAACAATTGCTAGTAGTCCTTGAATGATGCTACTTTCAAGACCAGTGATCACTTCTCCGGCAATACTGCCAATTGTAATACCAGAAATATATTCAAAAAAAGAAAGCTCTGAGATTTGTTTTTTACCAAGTATTTTTGTCATGAAGAATAAAGCAGCTAAGAAAATAAAGGAACGGATGACAGTGTCAATCCAATCAGGCATACTCATTCACCTCGGTATTCTATTAACTTTTATACTGTGGTTCAAGTCTTTCAAGTTCCAAAACACGTGTCTGTAAATCTTTTTTTACGGAAGAAATTGTTAACATCGATTCATGGAATATTTCTTTAGTATCTGGGTCTAAGGAATTTAATGCAAGGGAAGATAATTGGGCTTCAATTCCTTTTATTGTCGCTAGGCTTTGTTTAACGCTTGAAGCAATGGTCATAATCATTCTTCC from Neobacillus sp. CF12 encodes:
- a CDS encoding multidrug resistance efflux transporter family protein, whose amino-acid sequence is MRPIVLGVLSAFFFAFTFIINRSMELEGGSWIWSASLRYFFMVPFLLLIVYGRKNLKPLLVEMRKNPRAWLMWSFVGFGLFYAPICFSAAYAPGWLIASTWQITIISGSLLAPLFFESVMTQKGPIQVKGRIPLKGMAMSSIILLGIILMQIEQAGSLTPIEVLLGVVPVIIASFAYPLGNRKMMDLCGGRLDVFQRVLGMTLASLPLWFVLSIYGLFTVGPPSIGQSVQSGIIAITSGVIATILFFQATDLVRGNMQKLGNVEATQSMEVLFALIGELILLKAAFPSALSWTGMILVMAGMVLHSYVSHKGEILEGKKVSA
- a CDS encoding DUF421 domain-containing protein; protein product: MPDWIDTVIRSFIFLAALFFMTKILGKKQISELSFFEYISGITIGSIAGEVITGLESSIIQGLLAIVIFSLITLLVDYLALKSKTVRNLADGRGTVLIKDGKVLEENLKKEKYTIDELSALLRQKDIYRVADVEFAVLEPRGTLSALLKKEYRPLTPKDLQMKVANEKEPQTVIMDGQIVDEALRSAGKSRGWLHIELAKLDLTLDNVFIGQVDSYGELTVDIYDDKMQTPTPNQRPLLLATLKKTQADLEIFSLGTKDEKSKAMYEKNAKLVQETIDKLTPYLTS
- a CDS encoding DUF1657 domain-containing protein, producing MTIASSVKQSLATIKGIEAQLSSLALNSLDPDTKEIFHESMLTISSVKKDLQTRVLELERLEPQYKS